Genomic DNA from Salinibacter pepae:
GAGGTTCGTGACGTCATGGACATCGACGGCGTGCAGCTGGACGAGCCGCCCCTGAGCACGATCGGCTATCGGGAGCCGATCCAACACCTCAAGGGCGACATTGACTACGACGAAATGGTGCGACTCGTAAAGCGCAATACGCGCCGGTACGCCAAACGGCAGCTGACGTGGTTTCGACGCTACGACGAGTACCACTGGCGGGCCGCTCCGCAGACCAGTGCGGAAGACCTAACCGAGGTGCTGGAGGACGCGCTAGACAGCACTCACTCCGCAGCGGAAGGCTCTGCTCGGTAGTCTCCCAGCACGTATCGTCGGAGGCCCGGGGCGTAGGGACGGAAGAGGGCAATCACCGTGGCCCCGCCCCACCCCGTCCAGATCCAGACCCAATACGGCCCGTCGACGTAGAAGAGATACGTCCCAATCGAGCAGAGGCCCAGCCACAGCCAGGGCCATGACGGCCGCGGGCCCACGACCCCGAGCGCGATCACGGGCACTAGGTACCACGGGTGTACAGTTGTGCTAAGGACGAACAGCGTACCGATGAGCACAAGGCACGCGCGCCGAAACGACCACTTGTACCACGCATCCAGGCCGTACAGGACAGGAAGCGATGCCACGAAGAGCCCCCGGAAGAGCGGACCGATCGTTTTGCTCCAGTCCGCTCCGGTCCAGGCCCAAAGGACGTGCTTGACCGCGTAGTACGGGCCTGCGTTAAACTCAAACAGGTTCGCAAATAGATCGACCGACGCTTTGATGTGAGGCACAGCATACGGAGCCGCGTACGGAAGGCTGAGCCCCGCCACGAGCAGTGCCCCCGGCCACACGGCGCGCCATCCGAAGCGGCGAAGCAAGAATGGGCCCAGTGCGAACGGATAGATTTTGACGAGCCCCGCCCCGGCAATTGCCAACGACGCACAGGCCCCACGTCGGCGTCGAACTGCCCAGACTGCGGTCAACAGCAAGAGTGCCAATAGGGCTTCCGTGTGCCCCTGGCCGGCCGTCTCGATCAGCACCAGTGGGTTCCACGCGTAGAGCAGAACGTTTCGGGTGCTTGTCAGGCGCGTGAGGACGACGACCCCGATACACTCCGCCCCAACGAATAGCGTTTTGAGAACGTAGTACGACGCTTCCCAGTGTCCGTCGTAGGCCAGCCCCCCGAGGGCAAAGAACAGCTGCGAGAGCGGGGGATAGATGCTGTAGTACTCCTGTGAGTTGAGACTCTCGTAGAGCGACGTGTCCTGATAAGAAACAAGTGCGGAATCCGACGGGACAAACCGGTACGGGTTGATGCCCTCCCATTGAAGCCATCCGTCCCAGATGTACCGGTATAGATCGTCGGTCAGTCCAGGACCAACCGGCAAATACGCAATTCGAAGAAGCAGCCCGCCCCACAACACCGCCCGCACCGATAGAACATCACGACGCCAAAGGAGCAACAGGCCCGCGCTGCCTAGAAACGATGCCCCAACCAATACCGGCCACGTGACGCGAAACGCAGCCCAGAGAGGCCCTGAGAGCAACACGATGCCGGTACAGACCAGAAGGGTCTGCGTGGAAAAACGGACCTGACGACTGCCCGGCATGGTGTTCGGAGCGAATCATAGAACGGGGAGAGGCCAACGCAATCAGCTAAGGGGACACTTGTCGACAGATGTTACGGATCATAAGCCGTGTTGCCCATAGCTCCCTATCAGCCAAATATCAACTGAATATGCAATAACAGAAATAAGATCGGTAGTTTACAAGACCATCAGCTCTTTCGGGCTGTTGGTCAGGTTCTCACACCCGTCTTCTCGGAGCACGATAATGTCTTCAATGCGAACCCCGTACTGCTTTTCTGGAAGGTACACCCCAGGCTCAATTGTTACACAGGCCCCCTCTGGCAGCTCGTCGTCGGCCGTGTGCGAGACCCGAGGCCATTCGTGCACCTGAAGCCCAAGCCCATGACCCAGCCCGTGCGTGAAGTGCTCCGCCAGTCCAGCAGCTTCAAGGGACGCTCGGGCCACAGCGTCCAGCTCTTGCCCCGTCATGCCAGCCCGTGCGGCATCGAGCGCGGCGTGCTGGGCATCCAGTACTGCTTCGTAGCCCCGCCGGGCCGTATCGTCGGGCTCGCCCAACGCCACCGTCCTCGTCATATCGGACGCGTACCCGTCCCGAAAGCACCCCATGTCGATCACGATCATATCCCCGGCGTGCAGGGCCCGATCTGTGGGACGGGCGTGGGGACGCGCGCCATTGGGGCCCGAGGCAACGATGGGGTCGAACGCCATCGACTCAGCCCCCTTCTTCAAGTGACGATATACAATTTCTGCCCCGGTTTCCCGCTCCGTTATGCCCGGCTCGATGAGGTCGACAATCTCGCGGAACACGTTTTCGGTTATCGACTGGGCCCTACGGATCCGAGAGACCTCATCTTCGGTTTTGGATCCGGCAAGCTGGGTTAGCAGGCCGGTCTTCGGAATCCACTCTACCTCCCCGTGCTCGTCCACAAGAGCATCGCGGCGAGCGACGCTGACGTGGTCGGCCTGAAACGCCACTCGCGAGAACGGCTCCAAGAGCCCCGCCTCCTTCACGCACGCCGAGAGTCCGTCCCGGGCAACGTGAACGTCCGCCCCGTCTACTTCCGAGCGGGCTTGGTCCGTGTAGCGCCCATCGGTGACGAAGGACGCCGAGTCGGGACCGACAACCAGGAGTCCACTGGATCCTGTAAAGCCACAGGCCCACCGGATCTTCGGCATCGAGGTGAGAAAAAGGGCGTCGGCCTCGAGGTCGGTCAGGCGACCTCGAACACGAGACATGCGATCGGACATACGACAGGGATTCCGGGAAGCGGCCAGCGAAATGACCGAGGGGTCGCCTAGTCGCTACGCTTAGACGGCCCCGAGTAGTAGTTTGGGGA
This window encodes:
- a CDS encoding glycosyltransferase 87 family protein, which codes for MPVGPGLTDDLYRYIWDGWLQWEGINPYRFVPSDSALVSYQDTSLYESLNSQEYYSIYPPLSQLFFALGGLAYDGHWEASYYVLKTLFVGAECIGVVVLTRLTSTRNVLLYAWNPLVLIETAGQGHTEALLALLLLTAVWAVRRRRGACASLAIAGAGLVKIYPFALGPFLLRRFGWRAVWPGALLVAGLSLPYAAPYAVPHIKASVDLFANLFEFNAGPYYAVKHVLWAWTGADWSKTIGPLFRGLFVASLPVLYGLDAWYKWSFRRACLVLIGTLFVLSTTVHPWYLVPVIALGVVGPRPSWPWLWLGLCSIGTYLFYVDGPYWVWIWTGWGGATVIALFRPYAPGLRRYVLGDYRAEPSAAE
- a CDS encoding aminopeptidase P family protein, producing the protein MSRVRGRLTDLEADALFLTSMPKIRWACGFTGSSGLLVVGPDSASFVTDGRYTDQARSEVDGADVHVARDGLSACVKEAGLLEPFSRVAFQADHVSVARRDALVDEHGEVEWIPKTGLLTQLAGSKTEDEVSRIRRAQSITENVFREIVDLIEPGITERETGAEIVYRHLKKGAESMAFDPIVASGPNGARPHARPTDRALHAGDMIVIDMGCFRDGYASDMTRTVALGEPDDTARRGYEAVLDAQHAALDAARAGMTGQELDAVARASLEAAGLAEHFTHGLGHGLGLQVHEWPRVSHTADDELPEGACVTIEPGVYLPEKQYGVRIEDIIVLREDGCENLTNSPKELMVL